One genomic window of Dermacentor andersoni chromosome 8, qqDerAnde1_hic_scaffold, whole genome shotgun sequence includes the following:
- the LOC129383355 gene encoding uncharacterized protein, translating into MTVLGDSLTTIVVALGALLLVLLVVLLMRKFNGRERVSNLRQRGVHLAKRFAMRFAMRFSTPLTSFDIKLQVGEAEGLPDAADAKPASSACQAAAPVTLPPAQELLNVEGPIDDEPPVRKPNHVAKDSEKSPESPLSAGVSPESDTRNSGRHKRKHKHRKHERNSRTTDVTNSTARSKSKLKHRNADVPKGRRPVTLSGEASGENTSPGVVSSPVEARSSPTSAAHRGEAAVESAPLDRGSEGAGPVAVSPPSKKNHEAHDPAVEEDRRGASQASRASPCASHPRRLVPDKPSVPPELDIFLEEPAAIDVASRGTVEHKYDDKHTEIAKPQLDAATTGTVAEPFGGTATRSANSAAVCDAAKTGRPLAAGHVSAGKSRDSDDLSVQELRAMFVRRASLASQSTFQSQRHNADNRQNPLLGVVSDGRSTIDTAAKGLQAEMSEAKHNNQHRQIAKSPAGGTVSGATASTSVGCTAPPSAAPASDTSKSVPPSAADQSSGSRSKSSDDLNVQELRAMFVRRASSASRCSLPSQRRNSDKPRAPHNLITATLQATSESVPKKP; encoded by the exons ATGACCGTGTTGGGAGACTCACTGACTACGATCGTCGTGGCCTTGGGCGcactgctgttggtgctcctcgTGGTGCTGCTGATGCGAAAGTTCAACGGCAGAGAGCGCGTCAGCAACCTGCGTCAGCGAGGTGTCCACCTCGCCAAGCGATTTGCCATGCGCTTCGCCATGCGCTTCTCCACGCCGTTGACGTCGTTCGACATCAAGCTTCAAGTGGGCGAGGCCGAAGGGCTGCCTGACGCCGCTGACGCCAAGCCGGCTTCCAGCGCATGCCAGGCAGCGGCCCCGGTCACTTTGCCACCGGCTCAG GAACTGCTCAACGTCGAGGGTCCTATTGATGACGAGCCCCCAGTGCGCAAGCCAAACCACGTGGCGAAGGACAGCGAGAAATCGCCCGAAAGTCCATTATCGGCAGGTGTGTCGCCCGAATCGGATACCCGGAATTCCGGTCGCCATAAACGCAAGCACAAACACAGGAAGCACGAGCGGAACTCACGAACCACGGACGTCACAAATT CCACCGCGAGAAGCAAGTCTAAGCTCAAGCACCGCAACGCCGATGTACCGAAAGGGAGACGGCCCGTCACCCTGTCTGGCGAAGCAAGCGGAGAGAATACGTCACCGGGAGTTGTAAGCTCGCCCGTCGAAGCCCGTTCTTCGCCCACATCTGCGGCTCACCGCGGAGAAGCGGCTGTAGAATCTGCGCCACTAGATCGTGGCAGTGAAGGCGCAGGTCCTGTGGCTGTAAGCCCACCATCGAAAAAGAACCACGAAGCGCACGACCCGGCCGTCGAGGAGGACCGTCGAGGAGCAAGCCAGGCTTCGCGCGCATCGCCGTGCGCTTCCCATCCACGGCGCCTCGTCCCTGACAAACCTTCG GTACCGCCAGAGCTAGACATCTTCTTGGAGGAACCTGCAGCTATAGATGTGGCTTCCAGAGGGACAGTCGAACACAAGTACGATGACAAACACACGGAGATTGCAAAGCCGCAACTGGATGCTGCCACCACAGGGACTGTTGCTGAGCCTTTTGGTGGAACTGCGACACGATCTGCAAACTCAGCCGCAGTATGCGACGCCGCCAAAACCGGACGCCCTTTAGCTGCAGGTCACGTGTCAGCAGGGAAGTCCCGCGACTCGGACGACTTAAGTGTACAAGAACTCAGAGCGATGTTCGTGCGTCGGGCATCGCTCGCGTCCCAGTCCACCTTCCAGTCGCAGCGGCACAATGCTGATAACAGGCAG AACCCACTCCTCGGTGTCGTCTCGGATGGACGCTCGACTATCGACACGGCCGCAAAAGGGCTGCAAGCAGAGATGTCGGAAGCCAAACACAACAACCAACACAGACAGATTGCGAAGTCGCCTGCGGGCGGCACCGTTTCGGGGGCTACGGCTTCGACTTCTGTTGGCTGTACTGCACCGCCGTCAGCAGCGCCAGCGTCTGACACATCCAAAAGCGTTCCGCCCTCAGCGGCGGATCAGTCGTCGGGGAGCCGGTCCAAGAGCTCGGACGACCTAAATGTCCAGGAGCTGCGAGCGATGTTCGTTCGCAGGGCGTCGAGCGCGTCCCGATGCAGCCTCCCATCGCAGCGCCGAAATTCGGACAAGCCAAGA GCACCACATAATCTCATCACGGCGACCCTACAAGCCACCAGCGAATCGGTGCCCAAAAAGCCCTAG